The DNA segment ACGCCAACCAATCGTGGTGCTTTGATCTGCAATATTGGCGTACTCGCATAAGTTTTTATCGTCGTTGCCAAAGCTATAATCGTTGTCACTACCGGCCCGCGCGGCATACTCCCATTCAGCCTCAGTCGGCAAGCGGTAGGTTTGACCGGTAATTTCAGACAGCCAATCAGCAAAATCAACGGCATCGTACCAGGTCACATCAATAACCGGGCGCCGGCCTCTACCCCAGCGATCTTTTGGCAATTCATTGCCGGTCATTTTGCTAAATAAATCGTATTGCTCAAAGGTGACTTCATAGCGACTGATGGCAAAGGCACTAACAGCCACCGTATGCACCGGCAATTCATCATCAGCACCGCTGCCGCGAATATCACCCATAGAAAAACTACCGGGCGCTATATCCACAAAATCATTTAATAGCTGGTCAATAATGGCTTGCTCGGCGGCGGTTAAGGTGTGTGGTATAGCAGGTTCATCTGCTATCTGATCAACCTTGCCTGGGCTGCTACAGCCTGCCAGCAAAGTGAGTAATAGACATGATAAAAAAAACCGGGCGTAAGAAAAACTTAGCGTCATAGTAAGTTCCAAAGCAACTGGCTTATAAAGGTTGTACTATTTCCTGAACTAATACCCATGGGGCTACCACAACTGCCCATAAGGTGGCTTGCTGCTCAAACCATTGTGCAGCTTGTTGATCATCGACTTTTACCATGGCGCCTGAAGTCAGCCACTGCTCTACGGCTTCTTTATTATCCAGACTGAACTGACAAGCAACCTCAATCAGGTCATTGCCATTGGCCACAGCAATTACAGCCCCGCTGGCATAATGGCGCTGCAATTCTTGCCAATTGATTTTGGCCGTTTCTTTATTGAGTTTGGTTTTTAGCGCTTGATAGCTATCAGTAGCGGTATTGCCGGGGGCTGATATGTTGGGGGGCTGTTCCAATGGCTTAACCTTTCCGTTGCAGCTTAGGGGGTGATTGCCGGTGGATTCTAACATAAGTAATTTACTGCAACACCACCGGTGTTTAGCTATTGTGCGGCACTGGCCATTGTCTTTTTAACCCTGAGGGCCACCACCATGACGGCTAAATTGACCGCGGCCATAAATAGAAAGGGGCCTGCCGGTAAAACCGCAAATAGCATACCGCCAAAGACTGATGCGGCAAATATGCCACAGCCGCCCAGTACCGTAAATACACCCAATACCACTCCCCGCTGTCTGATAGGGGCAGATTCACCAACCAGAGCATTGCCCGCCATAATCGTACTGGTCTCGGCAAAGCCCAGTAAAACCACCGAAACCCACATCAGGCCACCACGAGGATCATCGACCATAATCAGCGAAGTGTAAGCGATGGTGGCAATAATCATCGCCAGGATAATGCCATTGATACGGTCAATACGATCAAGAATAAGTCCCATAAAAGGCGCCCAGGCCAAAGCGACCACCTGAATTGCGCCAAAGCGGGCGTAAAAATCCCCAATACCTGCCCCGGTATCCACTGTGGTCTGGGTAAACCACAGCGACATAAACAACGTAATCACCGCAAAATCGCCTCGGGTAGCAAAGGCAGTAAGGTAGGACAAACCAATGGCGGGCTGGCTTTTGGCGAGTTGAAAGCCCTCTTTCAACATGGGCATCAACTCAACCCTCTGTTCTGAAGACGTAGCCAGACCGGGTTTTAATAGAAAGGCCGTTAACAGAGCATTAAACAGACACAGTACGGACACCGTCCAGAAAGTCATTTTGCCGGTCGTCACCGGATCGTAACCGGCACCGGCATACCAGCTAGCTAACTGCCCCAATACGGGCCTGGCAAAAAGGAATATCGCCATACCGGTGACCACCACTTGCAGGGCTAAAAACTTACCCCTATCACTATTGCGGGGGTAATCCACCGCCAGCGAAGCCAAAGCAACGGCATAGCAGGAAATACCAATGGCAAAGATAAAACGCACCAGATAGAGCCATTCCACACTGGTGACCAACGGATAGCAGAAAAAGCCGAAAGCCAAAATGGTATAGCCCACAGCATAAATACTGCGGCGGGGTAATCGATCAGACCAAACCCCCAATGGGCCAGCAGTCAGGATAACAATCACTTCCTGAAACCCCGATAGACGCCCGGCCAGTGGGCCCTGTTCCTGCTTGGGGATATGCAGTAATTCCGTCAGTAAATAGGGCTGGGCAGAATTTAAAAAGGTAACAATACAGACCCCAAAAAAGGCCGCGAGATAAAACACCAGCACATGCCGTGGCAGTACCTGGTCAGCCAGGGTAATAGGGCCAAAACGGTTTACTAGCGAAGCTTTGGACATGGAGGATCTCAAACCAGTATTTATTGTTATGGTGGCATCTTACCGTTAATTACCGCCAATAAACACTCCCCCCTCATATTCGCTATACCCTGCTTAAGCGTACTCAATTAGGGAATAAATGTGTAAACGCCAGCAATGGCTGGCACCGCCCACTGAATAAGGCTAGGATTTATCGATACACCGCCAGGGGCCCCAAGACCAACGTGCGTATCCAGAATAAATTATTTTTTATTATCCTGCTTTATAGCAGCGCACTGATTGGCATGATGTTTTTGCTGATGCAGTGGAGTATTGACCGCGGCATGCTGGATTATGTCAATACCAAAGAGGCCGAGGCCGTGCAGCCGGTGGTGGCTGGCCTGGCCGCTATTTATGCGCAACAACAGAGCTGGGATAATTTAAAAGACAATAAGCGGCAATTTCGCGACCTGTTACGCCAACATAATATCGAACGCTTACTACCGCCTCCTTCCCGAAAAAATCGCAACAGAGAGAAGCCCAATAATAGACGGCCGCCACCAAAAAATATTGCGGTACTGGATAAGCAGCTGCAACCGGTGCTGGGCAGAATCAGTCACAACGCCCTCACTGATAGCGAAATGAAAGTTAACCAGATTGCTATTGTTCACAACAGCCAAACCGTAGGCTGGCTGATATTGCCCAAAAGAAAAGAAATTACCGAAGGCTTTGAGCTACAGTTTTTAGAGCAGCAAAGAGAGGCCTTTATTGCTATCAGCCTGTTACTGATTGTACTGGCCATTATTATTGCCTTCCCTCTGGCCAGGCATTTTGTCCAGCCGGTTAACCGCTTGGCCGCAGGCACCCTGGCGTTAACTCAGGGGGATTATAAAGTCTCCCTGCCTCTGGATCGTCGGGATGAGCTAGGCCAACTGGCAAGGGACTTTAATGAACTTGCCACCACACTGGATAACAATGAACATAGCCGGAAACGCTGGCTGGCTGATATTTCCCATGAGCTACGCACCCCGCTGGCGATCCTTCGCGGCGAACTGGAAGCCATTATCGATGGTATTCGTACACCCAGCGATGAGCATATTCGCTCTATGCAACAGGAGGTTATCCACTTAAGCAAACTGATCGATGATCTCTACCAACTCAGCAATACGGATATAGGCGGTTTGCGCTATAACAAAAGCCTGGTCAATATCAGCCAGCTTATTGAGCGCCAGCTTAACCATCACCAACCGGGGCTGAAGACGGAGCAATTACATATTGAGTTACACCCGGCCAAAACGGCTATCAAGCTCTGGGGTGATGAAACACGCCTCTGCCAACTGATTGATAATCTACTTAACAATAGCCGCAAATATACCAACCCCGCGGGTACCGTGCGAGTGACGCTGGATAAAGATGATGACAATATGTATATCACCATTGAAGACAGCGCCCCGGGTGTCCCCGACAACGCCTTGGGGCAACTCTTTGACCATCTTTACCGAGTGGATAATTCCCGCAATCGCAGCACCGGCGGCTCGGGTTTAGGGCTGGCTATTTGCCAACAAATTGTCGAAGCCCACGGTGGTCATATCAGTGCCCAACACTCTGAACTGGGTGGCCTGGCTATTCGGTTTAGTCTTCCGCTTGATAAAGTGACAACGGGTTGGCGTTAACGATCATGCAACAAAGTCACCACAGGTAACAACGATGAGCGAAGCGAGTATATTAATTGTTGAGGACGAATTAAAAATAGCCTCGTTGCTGGAGGACTATTTTACTCAGTCTGGCTATGACTGCCATTGTATTGATCATGGTGACAAAGTCATTAGCCGAGTCAAAAACCAGCCACCGGATATTATACTGTTGGATATTATGCTACCTGGCAAAGACGGAATCACGCTGTGCAAAGAGATCCGGACATTTTCTGACCTACCAATTATTATGGTCACCGCCAAGGTGGATGAAATCGATCGTTTACTCGGTTTGGAATTGGGTGCCGATGATTATATTTGCAAGCCCTTTAGCCCCCGGGAAGTCGTCGCCAGAACCAAAGCAGTACTGAGAAGAAGCCTGCTTGGAAAAAGCCCCACGGTGGCTAATTCTCCGGATAACTTTAGCCTGGACGAGGCCCGCCAACAGGTTGTTTTCCAGCAACAGCAGATTGAACTCACCACGGTAGAGTACCAACTATTAAACTTACTCAGTAGCGACCCCGGCAGAATTTTTTCACGCAACCAGCTAATGGATGCCATGTATAGCGACCACCGTATTGTCAGCGACCGCACCATCGATAGCCATATCAAAAAAATCAGGAAAAAGCTGCATAGTTTTTTCCCTGATACCGAATTTATTCATTCCATCTATGGCGCCGGTTATAAATTTGATATCGATACCGTGCCATAAACGGCTTTTTATTACTTAAAGCCTCCACAATGCTTACACATTTCAGGCTTATGCTTTAGGCGTCAATAAGTTTTACCTGTTTTTATCATCGACTATTTGGAGAACATTATGAAGTTGTTAATTAGCGCCATCCTGATTGCCCTGTTTAGCCTGTCTGCAGTAGCGGGCAGCCATAGCGACAAATCGGGTGATCACCGGATGGAAAAAATGATCAAAAAGCTGGACCTTAACGAGCAACAAGAGCAGCAAGTAAGGGCAATCATGGACAGTAACAAAGCCGAGCGCAAAGCAATCCGGGAGCAAATGCAGGCGCTGCGTGACAAAACTAACCAGGAGCTCTCAAAAGTGCTGACTGGCGAGCAAATGGATAAACTGACCCGCATGCAAGAGAAAAGAAAGGACAAAAAGAAGGACAAGAAGAAAGATAAACACTAAACCCATCTTACTTCCTATGCCCTTTATCTGGCACCAGCCTCCCCTGGCTGGTGTCAAAACTGTGAAGCAGTTGAAAAATCTCTGTGGGGTAGCTATCAGTATTACGGTGAATAGTTGTCTAAGATAATCTCCACCCTGGACAGACCGAGATAGTGTTAATGACTACTGCCGATCAAGATCCCCTTACCTTTATCAAACCGTTTAGCCCCATCAACCAGATCGACAGGAAATATCACAGCCAACTGGCCCACCATCTGCAGCTGCAATCTTTTGCTAAAGACGAACTGATTATCCGTAAGTCTGGCAGCCCGAAACTGATGCATTTTTTAGTGACAGGCAGCGTAGAAATTCGTGAGTCTTTTGATAAACGCTATCTCTATAGCGCCGACCAGAGTGATAACAATGCACCGCTTGAAAACCGCTTATCAGCCAGTTGCAATGTTAAAGCCAGTGATGATTGTCTGGTATTAGTCGCCAATACCGAACCGGTTGACCAGCTGCTAACCTGGGGACAGGACTACACTATTTTCTATCTGGATGAAGGGGATGTCTCCATCGCCGATGACGATATGATCGACGATAATTATCAGGAAGACTGGGACAATGTATTTATTCGCTCGAATCTGGCGTCAAACTTATCCAACAGCGTTATTCATCAAATTATGTCGCAACTCGACGATATCAGTGTTGCCAAGGGCGAGCCGATTGTCAAAGCCAATACCTTTGGCGATTATTTTTATGTGATTA comes from the Oceanicoccus sagamiensis genome and includes:
- a CDS encoding formylglycine-generating enzyme family protein encodes the protein MTLSFSYARFFLSCLLLTLLAGCSSPGKVDQIADEPAIPHTLTAAEQAIIDQLLNDFVDIAPGSFSMGDIRGSGADDELPVHTVAVSAFAISRYEVTFEQYDLFSKMTGNELPKDRWGRGRRPVIDVTWYDAVDFADWLSEITGQTYRLPTEAEWEYAARAGSDNDYSFGNDDKNLCEYANIADQSTTIGWRNKHCNDNFNTTAPVGSFKPNALGLYDMHGNVWEWLDDCWQKNYNRAPAHSRPLGDDSCSKHGQRGGSWFYGSEEARLSYRAYGNELDKSVTLGFRLVRDDDSTKR
- a CDS encoding DUF2288 domain-containing protein, whose translation is MLESTGNHPLSCNGKVKPLEQPPNISAPGNTATDSYQALKTKLNKETAKINWQELQRHYASGAVIAVANGNDLIEVACQFSLDNKEAVEQWLTSGAMVKVDDQQAAQWFEQQATLWAVVVAPWVLVQEIVQPL
- a CDS encoding MFS transporter, with the protein product MSKASLVNRFGPITLADQVLPRHVLVFYLAAFFGVCIVTFLNSAQPYLLTELLHIPKQEQGPLAGRLSGFQEVIVILTAGPLGVWSDRLPRRSIYAVGYTILAFGFFCYPLVTSVEWLYLVRFIFAIGISCYAVALASLAVDYPRNSDRGKFLALQVVVTGMAIFLFARPVLGQLASWYAGAGYDPVTTGKMTFWTVSVLCLFNALLTAFLLKPGLATSSEQRVELMPMLKEGFQLAKSQPAIGLSYLTAFATRGDFAVITLFMSLWFTQTTVDTGAGIGDFYARFGAIQVVALAWAPFMGLILDRIDRINGIILAMIIATIAYTSLIMVDDPRGGLMWVSVVLLGFAETSTIMAGNALVGESAPIRQRGVVLGVFTVLGGCGIFAASVFGGMLFAVLPAGPFLFMAAVNLAVMVVALRVKKTMASAAQ
- a CDS encoding ATP-binding protein, whose product is MRIQNKLFFIILLYSSALIGMMFLLMQWSIDRGMLDYVNTKEAEAVQPVVAGLAAIYAQQQSWDNLKDNKRQFRDLLRQHNIERLLPPPSRKNRNREKPNNRRPPPKNIAVLDKQLQPVLGRISHNALTDSEMKVNQIAIVHNSQTVGWLILPKRKEITEGFELQFLEQQREAFIAISLLLIVLAIIIAFPLARHFVQPVNRLAAGTLALTQGDYKVSLPLDRRDELGQLARDFNELATTLDNNEHSRKRWLADISHELRTPLAILRGELEAIIDGIRTPSDEHIRSMQQEVIHLSKLIDDLYQLSNTDIGGLRYNKSLVNISQLIERQLNHHQPGLKTEQLHIELHPAKTAIKLWGDETRLCQLIDNLLNNSRKYTNPAGTVRVTLDKDDDNMYITIEDSAPGVPDNALGQLFDHLYRVDNSRNRSTGGSGLGLAICQQIVEAHGGHISAQHSELGGLAIRFSLPLDKVTTGWR
- a CDS encoding response regulator: MSEASILIVEDELKIASLLEDYFTQSGYDCHCIDHGDKVISRVKNQPPDIILLDIMLPGKDGITLCKEIRTFSDLPIIMVTAKVDEIDRLLGLELGADDYICKPFSPREVVARTKAVLRRSLLGKSPTVANSPDNFSLDEARQQVVFQQQQIELTTVEYQLLNLLSSDPGRIFSRNQLMDAMYSDHRIVSDRTIDSHIKKIRKKLHSFFPDTEFIHSIYGAGYKFDIDTVP
- a CDS encoding Spy/CpxP family protein refolding chaperone translates to MKLLISAILIALFSLSAVAGSHSDKSGDHRMEKMIKKLDLNEQQEQQVRAIMDSNKAERKAIREQMQALRDKTNQELSKVLTGEQMDKLTRMQEKRKDKKKDKKKDKH